A region from the Triticum urartu cultivar G1812 chromosome 1, Tu2.1, whole genome shotgun sequence genome encodes:
- the LOC125545422 gene encoding protein Rf1, mitochondrial-like isoform X2: MPRLRRFSTMPMLHLLRRSSSSTSTSPPLRSWSPHAAFAAATERVRAGALSPEDAHHLFDELLRQATPVPERSLNGFLAALARAPASAACIRDGPALAVALFNRVCREETGLQVAAPTVCTYNILMGCCCRAHRPDLGLAFFGRLLRTGLKTEQITANTFLKCLCYAKRTEEAVNVLLHGMSELGCVPDAISYSIVLKSLCENSMSQRALDLLHSGHSTCSFSVVAYSTVIHGFFKEGITGKACNLFHEMIHQGVDPDVVTYNSIINALCKARAMDKAELVLRQMVDKGVQPNTVTYNCMIHGYSTSGRLKEAVKMLTEMTSRGLIPDIVTYNSLMTSLCKHRRSKEAAEIFYSMTAKGHKPNAASYRILLNGYATEGCFADMIDLFNSMENNGFVADCHVFTILIDAYAKRGMMDEAMLIFTEMREKGVSPDVFTYYTVIAALCRLGRLADAMDRFNEMTDMGVQPNTVVYHSLIQGFCMLGDLVKAKELVSEMMNKGIPRPDIAFFSSIINSLCKEGRVMDAQDIFELVISIDERPDVITFNSLIDGYGLIGQMDKAFGVLDAMVSAGIEPNVVTYSSLLDGYCRNGRIDDALILFREMPRKRIKPNTVTYGIILHGLFRAGRTVAARKMFDEMIEGGIPVSISIYNIILGGLCRNNCADEANTLFQKLGAMNVKFDIITLNTMINAMFKVRRREEANDLFAAISASGLVPNASTYGIMIENILKEGSVEEVDNMFSSMEKSGCAPSSRLINCIIRMLLEKGPPASKRYPDCLLAESRSVTISLSSFCGVSKPQEFEMTMELLIFDG; encoded by the exons ATGCCCCGCCTCCGTCGCTTCTCCACCATGCCGATGCTCCACCTCCtccgccgcagctcctcctccacctccacctcgcCGCCCTTGCGTTCCTGGTCTCCCCACGCCGCCTTTGCCGCCGCCACGGAGCGTGTCCGTGCCGGGGCGCTCAGCCCTGAAGACGCGCACCACCTGTTCGACGAATTGCTACGGCAGGCCACCCCGGTCCCCGAGCGCTCCCTCAACGGCTTCCTTGCCGCCCTCGCCCGTGCGCCCGCCTCGGCCGCCTGCATTAGAGATGGCCCCGCCCTTGCCGTCGCTCTCTTCAACCGCGTGTGCCGAGAAGAAACCGGCCTGCAGGTGGCAGCGCCCACAGTTTGCACCTACAACATCCTCATGGGCTGCTGCTGCCGCGCACATCGCCCGGACCTAGGGCTTGCCTTCTTTGGTCGTCTCCTCAGGACAGGCCTGAAGACAGAACAGATCACTGCCAACACCTTCCTCAAGTGCCTCTGCTACGCCAAACGGACGGAAGAGGCTGTGAACGTGCTGCTTCATGGGATGTCCGAGCTCGGCTGTGTGCCGGATGCAATCTCATACTCCATTGTTCTGAAGAGCTTATGCGAGAATAGCATGAGTCAGCGGGCACTCGACCTGCTCCACAGCGGGCACTCGACCTGCTCTTTCAGTGTGGTGGCATATAGCACAGTCATCCATGGCTTTTTTAAAGAAGGCATAACAGGCAAGGCATGCAATCTATTCCATGAAATGATACATCAAGGGGTTGATCCTGATGTGGTGACGTACAACTCGATCATTAATGCATTGTGCAAGGCCAGAGCAATGGACAAGGCAGAGCTAGTCCTTCGGCAGATGGTCGATAAAGGTGTTCAGCCCAATACAGTGACTTATAATTGCATGATTCATGGATATTCCACGTCAGGGCGGTTGAAAGAGGCTGTTAAAATGTTGACAGAAATGACAAGCCGTGGTCTTATACCAGATATTGTTACTTACAATTCGTTGATGACTTCCCTTTGCAAGCATCGAAGAAGCAAAGAAGCGGCAGAAATATTTTATTCCATGACTGCCAAGGGCCACAAACCGAATGCTGCCTCGTACCGTATTTTGCTTAATGGGTATGCCACTGAGGGATGCTTTGCTGATATGATTGATCTCTTCAACTCAATGGAAAACAATGGTTTTGTAGCCGACTGCCATGTTTTCACCATATTAATTGATGCATATGCTAAACGTGGAATGATGGATGAAGCTATGCTCATATTTACTGAAATGCGGGAAAAAGGAGTGAGTCCCGATGTATTCACCTATTACACTGTAATAGCCGCACTTTGCAGATTGGGTAGGCTGGCCGATGCTATGGACAGGTTCAATGAGATGACTGATATGGGTGTTCAGCCGAACACAGTTGTTTATCACTCCCTAATTCAGGGTTTTTGTATGCTTGGTGATTTGGTTAAAGCTAAGGAGTTGGTGTCTGAAATGATGAACAAAGGTATTCCTCGTCCTGACATTGCGTTCTTCAGTTCAATAATAAACAGTCTATGCAAAGAAGGAAGAGTTATGGATGCACAAGATATCTTTGAATTGGTTATAAGCATAGATGAGAGACCTGACGTCATTACATTTAACTCACTGATTGATGGATATGGCTTAATTGGCCAGATGGATAAAGCATTTGGAGTGCTTGATGCCATGGTATCAGCTGGCATTGAGCCTAATGTTGTTACGTATAGTTCACTTCTTGATGGCTATTGTAGAAATGGAAGGATCGATGATGCTTTGATTCTATTCAGAGAAATGCCGCGCAAGAGAATTAAACCTAACACTGTTACATATGGCATCATACTGCATGGGTTGTTCCGTGCTGGGAGAACTGTTGCTGCAAGGAAAATGTTCGATGAGATGATCGAAGGGGGTATACCAGTGAGCATTTCCATATACAATATAATACTTGGAGGTCTTTGTAGAAATAATTGTGCAGACGAAGCAAACACACTATTTCAGAAATTAGGAGCAATGAATGTCAAGTTCGATATTATAACACTCAATACCATGATTAATGCAATGTTCAAGGTTCGGAGAAGAGAAGAAGCTAATGATTTGTTTGCTGCAATATCAGCCAGTGGGTTGGTGCCTAATGCTTCTACTTACGGCATAATGATAGAAAATATTCTAAAAGAAGGATCAGTGGAAGAAGTTGACAATATGTTTTCATCAATGGAGAAGAGTGGTTGTGCTCCCAGCTCTCGTCTTATAAATTGTATCATCAGAATGTTGTTGGAAAAAG GCCCTCCTGCCAGTAAAAGATATCCAGATTGCCTGCTTGCAGAAAGTAGATCTGTCACTATTTCATTGAGTTCATTCTGCGGTGTGTCAAAACCACAAGAATTTGAAATGACTATGGAACTTTTGATCTTTGATGGGTGA
- the LOC125545422 gene encoding protein Rf1, mitochondrial-like isoform X1, whose translation MPRLRRFSTMPMLHLLRRSSSSTSTSPPLRSWSPHAAFAAATERVRAGALSPEDAHHLFDELLRQATPVPERSLNGFLAALARAPASAACIRDGPALAVALFNRVCREETGLQVAAPTVCTYNILMGCCCRAHRPDLGLAFFGRLLRTGLKTEQITANTFLKCLCYAKRTEEAVNVLLHGMSELGCVPDAISYSIVLKSLCENSMSQRALDLLHSGHSTCSFSVVAYSTVIHGFFKEGITGKACNLFHEMIHQGVDPDVVTYNSIINALCKARAMDKAELVLRQMVDKGVQPNTVTYNCMIHGYSTSGRLKEAVKMLTEMTSRGLIPDIVTYNSLMTSLCKHRRSKEAAEIFYSMTAKGHKPNAASYRILLNGYATEGCFADMIDLFNSMENNGFVADCHVFTILIDAYAKRGMMDEAMLIFTEMREKGVSPDVFTYYTVIAALCRLGRLADAMDRFNEMTDMGVQPNTVVYHSLIQGFCMLGDLVKAKELVSEMMNKGIPRPDIAFFSSIINSLCKEGRVMDAQDIFELVISIDERPDVITFNSLIDGYGLIGQMDKAFGVLDAMVSAGIEPNVVTYSSLLDGYCRNGRIDDALILFREMPRKRIKPNTVTYGIILHGLFRAGRTVAARKMFDEMIEGGIPVSISIYNIILGGLCRNNCADEANTLFQKLGAMNVKFDIITLNTMINAMFKVRRREEANDLFAAISASGLVPNASTYGIMIENILKEGSVEEVDNMFSSMEKSGCAPSSRLINCIIRMLLEKGEIARAGNYLSKVDGKIISLEASTTSLLLSLFSREGKYRENIELLPAKYQFFIGFG comes from the coding sequence ATGCCCCGCCTCCGTCGCTTCTCCACCATGCCGATGCTCCACCTCCtccgccgcagctcctcctccacctccacctcgcCGCCCTTGCGTTCCTGGTCTCCCCACGCCGCCTTTGCCGCCGCCACGGAGCGTGTCCGTGCCGGGGCGCTCAGCCCTGAAGACGCGCACCACCTGTTCGACGAATTGCTACGGCAGGCCACCCCGGTCCCCGAGCGCTCCCTCAACGGCTTCCTTGCCGCCCTCGCCCGTGCGCCCGCCTCGGCCGCCTGCATTAGAGATGGCCCCGCCCTTGCCGTCGCTCTCTTCAACCGCGTGTGCCGAGAAGAAACCGGCCTGCAGGTGGCAGCGCCCACAGTTTGCACCTACAACATCCTCATGGGCTGCTGCTGCCGCGCACATCGCCCGGACCTAGGGCTTGCCTTCTTTGGTCGTCTCCTCAGGACAGGCCTGAAGACAGAACAGATCACTGCCAACACCTTCCTCAAGTGCCTCTGCTACGCCAAACGGACGGAAGAGGCTGTGAACGTGCTGCTTCATGGGATGTCCGAGCTCGGCTGTGTGCCGGATGCAATCTCATACTCCATTGTTCTGAAGAGCTTATGCGAGAATAGCATGAGTCAGCGGGCACTCGACCTGCTCCACAGCGGGCACTCGACCTGCTCTTTCAGTGTGGTGGCATATAGCACAGTCATCCATGGCTTTTTTAAAGAAGGCATAACAGGCAAGGCATGCAATCTATTCCATGAAATGATACATCAAGGGGTTGATCCTGATGTGGTGACGTACAACTCGATCATTAATGCATTGTGCAAGGCCAGAGCAATGGACAAGGCAGAGCTAGTCCTTCGGCAGATGGTCGATAAAGGTGTTCAGCCCAATACAGTGACTTATAATTGCATGATTCATGGATATTCCACGTCAGGGCGGTTGAAAGAGGCTGTTAAAATGTTGACAGAAATGACAAGCCGTGGTCTTATACCAGATATTGTTACTTACAATTCGTTGATGACTTCCCTTTGCAAGCATCGAAGAAGCAAAGAAGCGGCAGAAATATTTTATTCCATGACTGCCAAGGGCCACAAACCGAATGCTGCCTCGTACCGTATTTTGCTTAATGGGTATGCCACTGAGGGATGCTTTGCTGATATGATTGATCTCTTCAACTCAATGGAAAACAATGGTTTTGTAGCCGACTGCCATGTTTTCACCATATTAATTGATGCATATGCTAAACGTGGAATGATGGATGAAGCTATGCTCATATTTACTGAAATGCGGGAAAAAGGAGTGAGTCCCGATGTATTCACCTATTACACTGTAATAGCCGCACTTTGCAGATTGGGTAGGCTGGCCGATGCTATGGACAGGTTCAATGAGATGACTGATATGGGTGTTCAGCCGAACACAGTTGTTTATCACTCCCTAATTCAGGGTTTTTGTATGCTTGGTGATTTGGTTAAAGCTAAGGAGTTGGTGTCTGAAATGATGAACAAAGGTATTCCTCGTCCTGACATTGCGTTCTTCAGTTCAATAATAAACAGTCTATGCAAAGAAGGAAGAGTTATGGATGCACAAGATATCTTTGAATTGGTTATAAGCATAGATGAGAGACCTGACGTCATTACATTTAACTCACTGATTGATGGATATGGCTTAATTGGCCAGATGGATAAAGCATTTGGAGTGCTTGATGCCATGGTATCAGCTGGCATTGAGCCTAATGTTGTTACGTATAGTTCACTTCTTGATGGCTATTGTAGAAATGGAAGGATCGATGATGCTTTGATTCTATTCAGAGAAATGCCGCGCAAGAGAATTAAACCTAACACTGTTACATATGGCATCATACTGCATGGGTTGTTCCGTGCTGGGAGAACTGTTGCTGCAAGGAAAATGTTCGATGAGATGATCGAAGGGGGTATACCAGTGAGCATTTCCATATACAATATAATACTTGGAGGTCTTTGTAGAAATAATTGTGCAGACGAAGCAAACACACTATTTCAGAAATTAGGAGCAATGAATGTCAAGTTCGATATTATAACACTCAATACCATGATTAATGCAATGTTCAAGGTTCGGAGAAGAGAAGAAGCTAATGATTTGTTTGCTGCAATATCAGCCAGTGGGTTGGTGCCTAATGCTTCTACTTACGGCATAATGATAGAAAATATTCTAAAAGAAGGATCAGTGGAAGAAGTTGACAATATGTTTTCATCAATGGAGAAGAGTGGTTGTGCTCCCAGCTCTCGTCTTATAAATTGTATCATCAGAATGTTGTTGGAAAAAGGTGAGATTGCCAGGGCCGGGAATTATTTATCTAAAGTTGATGGGAAGATCATCTCACTTGAAGCTTCAACTACTTCTTTGTTGTTGTCTCTCTTTTCAAGGGAAGGGAAATATCGGGAAAACATTGAATTGCTTCCTGCAAAGTATCAATTTTTCATTGGATTTGGTTGA